A genomic segment from Nyctibius grandis isolate bNycGra1 chromosome W unlocalized genomic scaffold, bNycGra1.pri SUPER_W_unloc_2, whole genome shotgun sequence encodes:
- the LOC137677188 gene encoding LOW QUALITY PROTEIN: interferon-like (The sequence of the model RefSeq protein was modified relative to this genomic sequence to represent the inferred CDS: inserted 1 base in 1 codon; deleted 1 base in 1 codon; substituted 1 base at 1 genomic stop codon) encodes MAAPTTPQPHLQHGAPVLLLALAXCPDLRPHNATFPWDSLQLLQAMAPSQPQPCHHQHAPFSFPNTLLHTTHPQQAAATALRILQHLFATLSSPSTPHHWDAQAXHHLLNNLQHYIHHLEQCLPANGMLFEGQGPCNLLLSINKHFRRIQDFLRTNHHSPCAWDNVCLEAHICFQRLHNLTHTMCN; translated from the exons ATGGCTGCACCCAcaaccccacagccccacctgCAGCACGGCGCCCCGGTGCTCCTGCTGGCTCTCG ACTGCCCTGACCTGCGTCCCCACAATGCCACCTTCCCCTGGGacagcctccagctcctccaggcCATGGCTCCCAGCCAACCACAGCCCTGCCACCACCAGCACGcacccttctccttccccaacaCCCTCCTACACACCACCCACCCACAGCAAGCCGCTGCCACCGCCCTCCGCATCCTCCAGCACCTTTTCGCCACCCTCAGCAGCCCAAGCACCCCCCACCACTGGGACGCCCAGGCATAGCACCACCTCCTCAACAACCTCCAGCATTACATCCACCACCTGGAGCAATGCCTGCCAGCCAACGGCATGCTCTTCGAAGGCCAAGGGCCCTGCAACTTGCTGCTCAGCATCAACAAGCACTTCAGGCGCATCCAGGACTTCCTCCGCACCAACCACCACAGCCCCTGTGCCTGGGAC AACGTCTGCCTCGAAGCTCACATCTGCTTCCAACGCCTCCACAACCTCACCCACACAATGTGCAATTAG